A stretch of Roseovarius sp. M141 DNA encodes these proteins:
- a CDS encoding SPFH domain-containing protein: MTEDALMDFLSSNLLYVLLALLLVLVVFKAVKIVPQSEQHVVERFGKLHSVLAPGINMIVPFLDKIAHRISILERQLPTASQDAITKDNVLVQVDSSVFYRIVQPEKTVYRIRDIDGAIATTVAGIVRAEMGKMDLDEVQSNRSQLIGTIKETVEDAVDNWGIEVTRAEILDVNLDQATRDAMLQQLNAERARRAHVTEAEGRKRAVELNADAELYAAEQTAKARRISADAEAYATSVVAQAIADNGLEAAQYQVALKQVEALNALGASPSSSTILVPANALEAFGNAFSMLKGRT; encoded by the coding sequence ATGACCGAAGACGCCCTCATGGATTTTTTGTCGTCCAACCTGCTGTATGTCCTGCTGGCGCTGTTGCTGGTGCTGGTCGTTTTCAAGGCGGTCAAGATCGTGCCGCAATCCGAACAGCACGTCGTTGAACGCTTTGGCAAGCTGCATTCGGTGCTGGCGCCGGGGATCAACATGATCGTGCCATTTCTGGACAAGATCGCGCATCGCATTTCGATTCTGGAGCGTCAGCTGCCCACCGCCAGTCAGGACGCGATCACCAAGGATAACGTGCTGGTGCAGGTCGACAGCTCGGTTTTCTACCGCATCGTGCAGCCGGAAAAGACGGTCTACCGCATCCGCGACATTGACGGCGCCATCGCCACCACCGTCGCCGGCATCGTGCGCGCCGAAATGGGCAAGATGGATCTGGACGAGGTACAGTCGAATCGCTCGCAACTGATCGGCACGATCAAGGAAACGGTCGAGGATGCCGTCGATAACTGGGGGATCGAAGTGACCCGCGCCGAGATTCTGGACGTCAATCTGGATCAGGCGACGCGCGATGCGATGCTGCAACAACTGAACGCCGAGCGTGCCCGCCGCGCCCATGTGACCGAGGCCGAGGGCCGCAAGCGCGCCGTCGAACTGAACGCCGACGCCGAGCTGTACGCGGCTGAACAGACCGCCAAGGCACGCCGCATCTCCGCCGATGCCGAAGCCTATGCCACCTCCGTGGTTGCGCAGGCCATCGCCGATAACGGGCTGGAGGCGGCGCAGTATCAGGTGGCCCTGAAACAGGTCGAGGCGCTGAATGCGCTGGGCGCCAGCCCGTCCTCGTCAACGATTCTCGTGCCTGCCAACGCGCTGGAGGCCTTCGGCAACGCCTTTTCGATGCTCAAGGGCAGGACATGA
- a CDS encoding NfeD family protein has translation MAEIIPLWALWWVWMAAALLLAMVEIVLPGFLFLGFAIGAALVGLILIAAPLPFGLPVLLALFAALSLIAWAVLRRLFSFRHGQVRRVHDDVNDG, from the coding sequence ATGGCCGAAATCATTCCGCTTTGGGCGCTGTGGTGGGTTTGGATGGCCGCCGCGCTGCTGCTGGCCATGGTGGAAATCGTGCTGCCCGGTTTTCTGTTCCTCGGCTTTGCCATCGGCGCGGCGCTGGTCGGCCTCATTCTGATTGCGGCGCCGCTCCCGTTCGGCTTGCCGGTGCTGCTGGCGCTGTTTGCGGCGCTGTCGCTGATCGCCTGGGCGGTGCTGCGGCGCCTGTTCAGCTTCAGACACGGTCAGGTCCGCCGGGTGCATGACGACGTGAACGACGGCTAA
- the rimK gene encoding 30S ribosomal protein S6--L-glutamate ligase has product MSPSEPLESLQFGWEEWIGLPKLGVPAIKAKVDTGARTSALHAFDIETFGPAKAPKVRFTVHPIPGRDDLVIPCSALILDRREVTSSNGESESRFVIETQLAVNGDSWPIEITLTNRVSMASRMLLGRQALKDHISIVATDRFLQPELSYDVYSTSRMRSDAPDRSLRIAVLSREDNYSTRRLVEEGEKRGHTVEVVNTTRCYMAINAMAPEVHYDGKRLPRFDAVIPRIGASITPYGAAVLRQFETIGTYCVNGSAGIVASRDKLHAHQIMARAKIGMPNTAFAASPRDTGNIIGLVGTAPLIVKLLESTQGKGVVLAETRKAAESVIDAFRGLKANFLVQDFVKEAAGEDIRCLVIGGKVVASMKRTGADGDFRSNLHRGGSAESVRITKEERDTALRAARAFDLNMAGVDLLRAEKGPKVLEVNSSPGFEGIEGSTGKNIVGKLYDTIEARVRPAPIRKRKGD; this is encoded by the coding sequence ATGTCCCCGTCCGAGCCGCTCGAGTCCCTGCAATTCGGGTGGGAGGAATGGATCGGTCTGCCAAAGCTGGGCGTTCCGGCAATCAAGGCCAAGGTCGACACCGGCGCGCGCACCTCGGCGCTGCACGCCTTCGACATCGAAACATTCGGCCCGGCAAAGGCCCCCAAGGTGCGGTTTACCGTGCATCCGATTCCCGGGCGTGACGATCTGGTCATCCCCTGCTCTGCCCTGATCCTGGACCGGCGCGAAGTGACATCGTCCAATGGCGAAAGCGAGTCGCGTTTTGTTATCGAAACGCAGTTGGCGGTGAATGGCGACAGCTGGCCCATCGAGATCACGCTGACCAATCGCGTCAGCATGGCGAGCCGGATGCTGCTGGGTCGGCAGGCGCTGAAAGATCACATTTCGATCGTCGCGACGGACCGCTTCCTTCAGCCCGAACTCAGCTATGACGTTTATTCGACGTCGCGGATGCGCAGCGACGCCCCCGACCGGTCCCTGCGTATTGCCGTGCTCAGCCGCGAGGACAATTACAGCACCCGCCGCCTGGTGGAAGAGGGCGAAAAGCGCGGTCATACCGTCGAGGTCGTCAATACGACCCGATGCTACATGGCAATCAATGCGATGGCGCCCGAAGTGCATTACGATGGCAAGCGCCTGCCCCGCTTTGATGCTGTCATCCCGCGCATTGGCGCGTCAATCACCCCCTACGGCGCCGCAGTCCTGCGCCAGTTTGAGACGATCGGCACCTATTGCGTCAACGGCAGTGCCGGTATTGTCGCCAGCCGGGACAAGCTGCACGCGCACCAGATCATGGCGCGCGCCAAGATCGGTATGCCCAACACCGCCTTTGCCGCCAGCCCGCGTGATACCGGCAACATAATCGGACTGGTCGGCACTGCGCCGCTGATTGTCAAACTGCTGGAATCGACCCAGGGCAAGGGCGTGGTCCTGGCTGAAACCAGAAAGGCCGCCGAGAGTGTCATCGACGCCTTTCGTGGCCTCAAGGCGAACTTTCTTGTGCAGGATTTCGTCAAAGAGGCCGCAGGAGAGGATATTCGCTGTCTCGTCATCGGCGGCAAGGTTGTCGCATCGATGAAACGTACCGGGGCCGATGGCGATTTCCGCTCGAACCTGCATCGGGGCGGCAGCGCCGAATCCGTGCGCATCACCAAGGAAGAGCGCGACACAGCCCTGCGCGCGGCGCGTGCGTTCGATCTGAACATGGCCGGGGTCGATCTTTTGCGCGCTGAAAAGGGGCCGAAAGTGCTGGAGGTCAATTCCAGCCCCGGCTTCGAGGGTATCGAAGGTTCCACCGGCAAGAATATTGTCGGCAAGCTATATGACACGATCGAGGCCCGCGTACGCCCGGCCCCGATCCGCAAGCGCAAGGGCGACTGA
- a CDS encoding SUF system Fe-S cluster assembly protein yields MTQNPQPFEGIPLIAPSSTDHPRYTEIVEACRSVFDPEIPVNIYDLGLIYTIDIDDENAVKVTMTLTAPGCPVAGEMPGWVADAIEPLDGIKQVDVTLVWEPPWGMDMMSDEARLELGFM; encoded by the coding sequence ATGACCCAAAATCCCCAGCCTTTCGAGGGCATCCCGCTCATCGCGCCATCATCGACGGATCACCCCAGATACACTGAGATCGTCGAGGCATGCCGCAGCGTGTTCGATCCGGAAATTCCGGTCAACATCTATGATCTGGGGCTTATCTACACCATTGATATTGATGATGAGAACGCGGTCAAGGTCACCATGACCCTCACCGCGCCGGGCTGTCCCGTCGCAGGCGAGATGCCCGGCTGGGTCGCCGACGCGATCGAGCCGCTCGACGGGATCAAGCAGGTCGACGTCACCCTCGTGTGGGAGCCGCCTTGGGGCATGGATATGATGTCGGACGAGGCGCGGCTGGAACTTGGCTTCATGTAG
- a CDS encoding MarR family transcriptional regulator — translation MSDSYAVLTGDLMNSTDLTPAALDAALGSLGDAALEFGGVFARRGGDGWQCAAPRPGNALRYALILRAALRSLGKDHATRIAIAAGAGTLPASGGVNAAHGPAFVASGRLLDALPAHVGMAHAAGGVLDAATRLADHISTGWTPAQARSVRLILWPKGRIRADAAAALGITRQAVDQALWSAGFPALSDALDLIEGAP, via the coding sequence ATGTCAGATTCATATGCCGTTCTGACCGGCGATTTAATGAACTCGACCGACCTTACCCCCGCTGCATTGGATGCGGCGCTGGGCAGTTTGGGCGACGCTGCCTTGGAATTCGGTGGCGTCTTTGCCCGGCGCGGCGGCGATGGCTGGCAGTGTGCGGCGCCAAGGCCGGGCAACGCCCTCCGTTATGCGCTGATCCTGCGCGCCGCACTGCGCAGTTTAGGCAAGGATCATGCCACCCGCATCGCCATTGCCGCAGGAGCAGGCACCCTGCCCGCCAGCGGCGGTGTCAACGCGGCCCACGGGCCCGCCTTTGTCGCCTCGGGCCGCCTGCTGGACGCATTGCCTGCGCATGTCGGTATGGCCCACGCGGCAGGCGGTGTGCTGGATGCGGCCACGCGGCTTGCCGATCATATCAGCACCGGCTGGACGCCCGCGCAGGCCCGGTCGGTCCGCTTGATACTATGGCCCAAGGGACGCATCCGCGCTGACGCTGCCGCCGCGCTGGGCATCACGCGCCAAGCGGTGGATCAGGCATTGTGGTCAGCTGGTTTCCCCGCGCTTTCCGACGCGCTGGATCTTATCGAGGGCGCCCCATGA
- a CDS encoding DUF3307 domain-containing protein gives MIETFTVLLFAHVLADFVLQTAWINTQKRRAPVMLLHGALVLLCAQVAMGQWASPWLLALAVAHVTIDAIKIWKGLHHFRGFIADQAAHMVTIAAVAVLAPTLWAAGMWAEQPALLPQMALAAGLVISLTAGQYAIALLMRPHGVRIRNNGLRDGGRQIGLLERGLIFALILLNQPLGVGFLIGSKSILRFGTATRDQRTAEYVIIGTLASFGWAILTAQAVRALLVYLPPLEIAGLTP, from the coding sequence ATGATCGAAACGTTCACCGTCCTTCTCTTTGCCCATGTTCTGGCCGATTTTGTCCTGCAAACCGCGTGGATCAACACGCAAAAGCGGCGCGCGCCTGTCATGCTGCTGCACGGTGCGCTGGTATTGCTGTGCGCGCAGGTGGCGATGGGCCAATGGGCCAGCCCTTGGTTGCTGGCATTGGCGGTAGCGCATGTCACAATCGATGCGATCAAGATCTGGAAAGGTCTGCATCATTTCCGCGGCTTTATCGCCGATCAGGCAGCACATATGGTCACGATTGCCGCTGTCGCGGTGCTGGCGCCTACCCTGTGGGCGGCGGGCATGTGGGCGGAGCAGCCGGCGCTATTGCCACAGATGGCGCTGGCTGCGGGCCTCGTCATCTCGCTGACCGCCGGGCAATACGCAATTGCGCTGCTGATGCGCCCACATGGAGTACGCATCCGCAACAACGGCCTGCGCGATGGCGGTCGCCAGATCGGCCTGCTGGAGCGCGGGCTGATCTTTGCGCTGATCCTGCTGAACCAGCCACTGGGCGTCGGGTTTCTGATCGGATCCAAATCAATTCTGCGCTTCGGCACCGCAACCCGTGATCAACGCACGGCAGAATATGTTATCATCGGCACGCTCGCCTCATTCGGGTGGGCGATCCTGACGGCACAGGCCGTTCGCGCGCTGTTAGTCTACCTGCCACCGCTTGAGATTGCGGGCCTTACGCCCTAG
- a CDS encoding iron-sulfur cluster assembly accessory protein, giving the protein MFGIPGKQAVTITDRAAAQISRLMAKDGHQGLRIGVKKGGCAGMEYTMNYVTEVDPNDEVVEEDGARVMIAPMAQMFLFGTEIDYEVSLLESGFRFNNPNVSEACGCGESIKFAGM; this is encoded by the coding sequence ATGTTCGGCATTCCAGGCAAACAGGCCGTCACCATAACGGACCGCGCGGCGGCGCAGATCTCTCGGTTGATGGCCAAGGACGGTCATCAGGGCCTGCGCATCGGCGTCAAGAAAGGCGGTTGCGCAGGCATGGAATACACCATGAATTATGTGACCGAAGTTGACCCCAACGATGAGGTCGTCGAGGAGGATGGCGCGCGCGTGATGATCGCCCCGATGGCGCAGATGTTCCTTTTCGGGACCGAGATCGACTATGAGGTCAGCCTGCTGGAATCGGGGTTCCGCTTCAACAATCCGAACGTGAGCGAAGCCTGCGGATGCGGCGAGTCGATCAAGTTCGCCGGCATGTAA
- the tpiA gene encoding triose-phosphate isomerase encodes MRRKLAAGNWKMNGARADLTQLQALCAAHDGATVDLLICPPFTLIAAAVDICASHALRIGGQDCHAAAAGAHTGDISAAMLKDAGADAVILGHSERRADHAEISDDVRNKARAAHEAGLLAIICVGESLAEREAQNTLDIIGGQLSSSIPDTATGENTVIAYEPCWAIGTGLTATPDQIGEVHDFIRARLEKRFGAGVGRSVRLLYGGSVKTGNAAEIFAVSNVDGALVGGASLKCDDFSPIISALEAAAKAS; translated from the coding sequence ATGCGGCGGAAATTGGCGGCAGGTAATTGGAAGATGAACGGCGCGCGCGCCGATCTGACGCAGCTTCAGGCGCTGTGCGCGGCACATGATGGCGCAACCGTCGATCTGCTGATCTGCCCGCCCTTCACCCTGATCGCCGCTGCCGTCGATATCTGTGCAAGCCATGCGCTGCGCATCGGCGGGCAGGATTGCCACGCTGCGGCTGCGGGCGCGCATACCGGCGATATTTCGGCCGCCATGCTGAAAGATGCCGGTGCCGACGCCGTCATCCTTGGCCATTCCGAACGCCGCGCGGATCACGCGGAAATCAGCGATGACGTCCGCAATAAGGCGCGCGCCGCGCATGAGGCGGGTCTGCTGGCGATCATCTGCGTCGGCGAAAGCCTGGCAGAACGCGAGGCGCAGAATACGCTGGATATCATCGGCGGTCAGCTGTCGTCCTCCATCCCCGACACCGCCACGGGCGAGAATACTGTCATCGCGTACGAGCCGTGCTGGGCCATCGGCACCGGCCTGACCGCGACCCCCGATCAGATCGGCGAGGTACACGATTTCATCCGCGCCCGTCTGGAGAAACGCTTTGGCGCCGGTGTGGGCCGGTCTGTTCGTCTGCTCTATGGTGGCTCGGTCAAGACGGGAAACGCCGCCGAGATATTTGCCGTGTCCAATGTCGATGGCGCGCTGGTCGGCGGTGCCAGCCTGAAATGTGATGACTTCTCGCCAATTATCAGCGCGTTAGAGGCAGCTGCCAAGGCGTCATAG
- a CDS encoding Lrp/AsnC family transcriptional regulator, whose amino-acid sequence MAVRLDDLDRKILGELQADGGQSLDDIAKSVGSSKTPVWNRIRKMREAGVIRHQTYLLDAEKLGFEACFFVLIRTSEHDAAWQQAFLRALQGRPEVQEAHRLAGDIDYILKVRVENARAYDTFYQALISEVKVHNVTALLSMEEIKSTTILPL is encoded by the coding sequence ATGGCTGTTCGGCTGGACGATCTGGATCGGAAGATCCTCGGGGAATTACAGGCCGATGGTGGCCAATCTCTGGACGATATTGCCAAGTCTGTGGGCAGTTCCAAGACGCCGGTATGGAATCGAATCCGCAAGATGCGCGAGGCCGGCGTGATCCGGCATCAGACCTATCTGCTGGATGCCGAAAAGCTGGGGTTCGAGGCGTGCTTCTTTGTTCTGATCCGCACGTCCGAGCATGACGCGGCATGGCAGCAGGCCTTTTTGCGCGCCCTCCAAGGGCGCCCCGAAGTACAGGAGGCGCACCGTCTGGCTGGCGATATCGACTATATCCTGAAGGTGCGGGTGGAGAATGCGCGCGCCTATGACACGTTTTATCAGGCGCTGATTTCCGAGGTAAAGGTGCATAACGTCACGGCGCTGCTGTCGATGGAAGAGATCAAATCGACCACCATCCTGCCGCTATGA
- a CDS encoding NAD(P)-dependent oxidoreductase, whose translation MKHFPIFIALEGRRVVLSGGGDAALAKLRLLMKTEAHLTVLARAPAPEIEAWAAEGRLALVRRPMVSGDARGAVLFYAADEDASEDARTAALARNDGALTNIVDNLIDSQFITPAIVDRDPVTVAIGTEGAAPVLARAIKADIEAMLPRALGPLARAARGFRSMADALPMGRVRRAFWSSFFFRAGPAALEQDPRADLHAVLSGELAQHLGAGATAGRITFAIVASPDAELLPQKTRRVLHEADLVLHGGQIAPEVLELARREAAFGALPATARALIDAAMRGDHVICLTPAPPESWLVAACLQAGLPPQIIPGIAPAPNLYPLKETA comes from the coding sequence TTGAAACATTTCCCCATCTTTATCGCCCTGGAGGGTCGGCGCGTCGTGCTGTCAGGCGGCGGCGATGCGGCGCTGGCCAAGCTGCGCCTGCTGATGAAGACAGAGGCGCATTTGACGGTGTTAGCACGGGCCCCCGCGCCCGAAATTGAAGCATGGGCAGCCGAGGGACGTCTGGCGCTGGTGCGCCGCCCCATGGTATCGGGCGATGCGCGGGGCGCCGTATTGTTCTATGCCGCCGATGAGGATGCGTCCGAAGACGCGCGGACCGCGGCGCTGGCGCGTAACGACGGCGCGCTGACGAATATCGTTGATAACCTGATCGACAGCCAGTTCATCACCCCCGCCATCGTCGACCGCGATCCAGTGACCGTGGCCATCGGCACCGAAGGCGCGGCGCCCGTCCTCGCCCGCGCGATCAAGGCCGATATCGAGGCGATGCTGCCCCGCGCGCTGGGGCCCTTGGCGCGCGCCGCACGGGGCTTTCGCAGCATGGCCGATGCCCTTCCGATGGGCCGCGTGCGCCGCGCATTCTGGAGCAGCTTCTTCTTTCGCGCCGGTCCCGCCGCACTGGAACAGGATCCGCGCGCCGATTTGCACGCCGTCCTGTCGGGCGAACTGGCGCAGCATCTGGGCGCAGGCGCTACAGCTGGCCGCATCACCTTTGCCATCGTCGCCAGCCCCGACGCCGAGCTTTTGCCGCAAAAGACCCGACGTGTCCTGCACGAGGCGGATCTGGTTCTGCACGGTGGACAGATTGCCCCCGAAGTGCTGGAACTGGCCCGGCGCGAGGCGGCGTTCGGCGCCCTGCCCGCCACTGCCCGGGCTCTGATCGATGCTGCCATGCGCGGCGATCACGTGATCTGTCTGACACCGGCCCCGCCGGAGTCCTGGCTGGTTGCAGCCTGCCTGCAGGCCGGCCTGCCGCCGCAAATCATTCCGGGTATTGCGCCCGCGCCCAATCTCTATCCGCTCAAGGAAACTGCCTGA
- a CDS encoding DUF2849 domain-containing protein, with product MPREFTPKVITANALLEGDVVYLAEDDSWTRHLAKAAILTDEADADLRLLVAQSRASQVVGAYLADVSAADGSPTPTHFREEFRRTGPSNYFHGKQAEVL from the coding sequence ATGCCCCGCGAATTCACCCCCAAGGTCATCACCGCCAACGCCCTGCTGGAGGGCGACGTAGTCTATCTGGCCGAGGATGACAGTTGGACCCGGCATCTGGCCAAGGCCGCAATCCTGACCGATGAGGCCGACGCCGACCTGCGCCTGCTGGTCGCGCAGAGCCGTGCGTCTCAGGTCGTCGGTGCTTATCTGGCGGATGTCTCGGCAGCCGATGGCAGTCCCACGCCCACCCATTTCCGCGAGGAATTTCGCCGCACCGGCCCCTCCAACTATTTTCACGGCAAGCAGGCAGAGGTGCTCTGA
- a CDS encoding nitrite/sulfite reductase yields the protein MYTYTEFDAGFVAERNRQFRAQVARRVDGSLTEDEFKPLRLMNGLYLQLHAYMLRVAIPYGTLGSHQMRQLAMIAQRWDKGYGHFTTRQNIQYNWPKLADVPDILDALGEVQMHAIQTSGNTIRNVTADHFAGAAADEVADPRPIAELIRQWSTDHPEFQALPRKFKVAVTGSPMDRAVTLAHDIGLRIVRQGNQIGYQVLVGGGLGRTPMIGKVLHDFLPEEDLLPYLEAVVSVWNTIGRRDNKFKSRIKITVHEHGIEDIRARVEARYALIRPLFTGVDQQMLGAIRADFAAPEFRTAPWDAYEAARAGDPVFRAWADTNLSEHRAPGYAIVSISLKAHGETPGDASAEQMRVMADLAERYGHDELRISHEQNVILPHVHKSDLPAVHAALREVRLATANIGLISDIIACPGMDYCALATARSIPIAQEIATRFDALKLEHEIGEMKIKISGCINACGHHHVGHIGILGLDRAGVESYQITIGGDGGPDAQLGDRTGPGFAAEDIVSAIETIMLAYLALRTSPSETFLAAYRRVGMNPFKSALYGEAEAAKAAKRKADAHVAA from the coding sequence ATGTATACCTACACCGAATTCGACGCCGGTTTTGTGGCCGAGCGCAATCGCCAGTTTCGCGCGCAGGTTGCGCGCCGCGTCGACGGCAGCCTGACCGAGGACGAATTCAAGCCACTGCGCCTGATGAACGGGCTGTACCTTCAATTGCACGCCTATATGCTGCGCGTCGCGATCCCTTACGGCACGCTGGGCAGCCATCAGATGCGCCAACTGGCGATGATCGCCCAGCGGTGGGACAAGGGCTATGGCCATTTCACCACGCGCCAGAACATTCAGTATAACTGGCCGAAACTGGCAGATGTGCCGGATATTCTGGATGCGCTTGGCGAGGTGCAGATGCACGCGATCCAGACCAGCGGTAACACGATTCGCAACGTGACGGCGGACCATTTTGCCGGTGCCGCCGCCGACGAGGTGGCAGATCCACGTCCGATCGCCGAGCTGATCCGCCAATGGTCGACTGACCACCCGGAATTTCAGGCACTGCCGCGCAAGTTCAAGGTGGCCGTCACCGGCAGCCCGATGGATCGCGCCGTGACCTTGGCGCATGATATCGGTCTGCGCATCGTCCGGCAGGGCAACCAGATCGGGTATCAGGTCCTGGTCGGCGGCGGTCTGGGCCGCACCCCGATGATTGGCAAGGTGCTGCATGATTTCCTGCCCGAAGAGGATCTTCTGCCCTATCTGGAGGCGGTCGTCAGCGTTTGGAACACGATCGGTCGGCGCGATAACAAGTTCAAGTCACGCATCAAGATCACCGTGCATGAGCATGGTATCGAAGACATTCGCGCCCGCGTCGAGGCGCGCTACGCGTTGATCAGGCCGCTGTTCACCGGCGTCGATCAACAGATGCTGGGCGCTATCCGCGCCGATTTTGCCGCGCCCGAATTCCGCACGGCGCCGTGGGATGCCTATGAAGCCGCGCGCGCGGGCGATCCGGTGTTTCGCGCCTGGGCTGATACCAATTTGTCCGAGCATCGCGCGCCCGGCTATGCCATCGTGTCGATCAGTCTCAAGGCGCATGGCGAAACGCCCGGCGACGCGTCCGCAGAACAGATGCGCGTGATGGCCGATCTGGCCGAACGCTACGGCCATGACGAGCTGCGCATCAGCCACGAGCAGAACGTCATCCTGCCGCATGTCCATAAATCCGATCTGCCAGCAGTTCATGCGGCCCTGCGCGAGGTCCGGCTGGCCACGGCCAATATCGGGCTGATCAGTGACATCATCGCCTGCCCCGGAATGGATTACTGCGCACTGGCGACTGCCCGCTCGATTCCCATCGCGCAGGAGATCGCGACCCGTTTCGACGCGCTCAAGCTGGAGCATGAGATTGGCGAGATGAAGATCAAGATCTCGGGTTGCATCAACGCCTGCGGGCATCACCACGTGGGCCATATCGGCATTCTCGGGCTCGACCGGGCCGGGGTGGAAAGCTACCAGATCACCATTGGTGGTGACGGCGGCCCCGATGCGCAGCTGGGCGATCGCACCGGGCCCGGCTTTGCTGCCGAGGATATCGTGTCGGCGATCGAAACGATCATGCTGGCCTATCTGGCCCTGCGCACCAGCCCCTCCGAGACGTTTCTGGCCGCCTATCGCCGCGTCGGGATGAACCCTTTCAAATCGGCTCTCTACGGCGAAGCTGAAGCGGCCAAGGCCGCCAAAAGGAAAGCCGACGCTCATGTTGCTGCCTGA
- a CDS encoding phosphoadenylyl-sulfate reductase, with amino-acid sequence MLLPEPHARDLRVPDLHEKAAALNAAYRHHSAIAVLARALHDPDVGQLALVSSFGAESVVLLHMVALARRDTPVIFLETGMLFTETLVYQQELAERLGLRDMRLIRPDRAAARAQDPAAMLHQTDPDACCALRKTLPLQGALAGFDGWITGRKRYQGGTRASLEFFEVEEGTNRLKVNPLAHWQQGDARTYIEENRLPRHPLVAQGYPSIGCMPCTSPVKPGEDERAGRWKGQEKTECGIHFVDGKPVRQGVNA; translated from the coding sequence ATGTTGCTGCCTGAACCGCACGCCCGCGATCTGCGTGTGCCCGATCTGCATGAAAAGGCCGCTGCGCTGAACGCGGCCTACCGGCATCATTCGGCCATCGCGGTGCTGGCGCGGGCGCTGCATGATCCCGATGTGGGGCAGCTTGCCCTTGTCTCCAGTTTCGGGGCCGAGTCGGTCGTGCTACTGCATATGGTCGCGCTCGCGCGGCGTGACACGCCGGTGATTTTCCTTGAGACGGGCATGTTGTTCACGGAAACGCTGGTCTACCAGCAGGAACTGGCAGAGCGGCTGGGCCTGCGCGACATGCGCCTGATCCGCCCGGACCGCGCGGCCGCCAGAGCGCAGGACCCGGCGGCAATGCTGCACCAGACCGATCCCGACGCCTGCTGCGCCCTGCGCAAGACACTTCCGCTGCAAGGCGCGCTGGCGGGGTTCGACGGATGGATCACCGGGCGCAAGCGCTATCAGGGCGGCACCCGCGCATCGCTGGAATTCTTCGAGGTCGAGGAAGGCACCAACCGGCTGAAGGTCAATCCGCTGGCCCATTGGCAGCAAGGTGACGCGCGCACCTATATCGAAGAAAACCGCCTGCCGCGTCACCCGCTAGTCGCCCAGGGCTACCCCTCCATCGGCTGCATGCCCTGCACCTCGCCGGTCAAACCGGGTGAAGACGAGCGCGCAGGCCGTTGGAAAGGCCAGGAAAAGACAGAATGTGGCATCCATTTCGTGGATGGCAAACCAGTACGACAAGGAGTGAACGCATGA
- a CDS encoding DUF934 domain-containing protein → MNVIVTDAGFAPDDWTHPIVALEDARSGVGIDLPSSIDPAELAGRLPDITMIRVDFPSSADGRGFSVARQLRLMGYKGRLRARGHVLADQYAMARRCGFDEVEISHELAERQTQDQWMFRANWQAHDYQSRLRG, encoded by the coding sequence ATGAACGTTATCGTGACCGACGCGGGCTTTGCACCCGATGACTGGACACACCCCATCGTCGCGCTGGAGGATGCGCGTAGCGGTGTCGGTATTGACCTGCCCTCCAGCATTGATCCGGCTGAATTGGCCGGACGACTGCCGGATATCACCATGATACGCGTGGACTTTCCCAGTTCAGCCGATGGGCGGGGCTTCTCCGTCGCGCGTCAGCTTCGGCTGATGGGGTACAAGGGTCGCCTGCGCGCACGGGGTCATGTGCTGGCCGATCAATACGCGATGGCGCGGCGCTGCGGATTCGACGAGGTCGAGATCTCGCACGAGCTGGCAGAACGGCAGACACAGGACCAGTGGATGTTCCGGGCCAATTGGCAGGCGCATGACTATCAGTCGCGCCTGCGCGGCTAA